GAATAAATCTGGTCATACATTAGATACAACGGCTTTTCATTTTCACCTCTTTTTTTATTCTCAGCAATCACCAGTTCACAGATTTCTGAAAGCTGCTCTCTTGTAAACATCGTTCCTGTAGGGTTCAATGGCGAGCAAAGTGCCAATAGAACGGCTCCATCCAAATGAGGTCTTAAATCATCAGCTGTTGGAAGGAAGTTGGTTTCAGGTTTTGTTTTTACTTCTACAGCATTGGCTGAAGTAAGGTAAGCATAATGGTTGTTATTCCAAGATGGCGTAGGATATATTACTTTGTCTCCTTCATCCACTATAGTTTTGTATACCGCATAAATCAAGGGTCTTGAGCCTGCAGTAATCAAAATATCGTTTGGAGAATAATCCAGGTTCCATCTGTTTTTCAGATCTTTGGAAACTTCTTTTCTTAAAGATAAAAGTCCGTTTGCAGGAGGATAATTTGTCAGGTTATTCTGATAGGCTTTCTGAATTTCTTCCTTCAGCAAGGCTGGAATAGGATAGATATTAGAATTCAGGTCACCAATAGTAAGATTGGCAATTTCTGCTCCTTTTGCTTTTAGATCATTTACTTCGTTACCAATTTTTACAATTTCAGAACCGATCAGGTTCGCTGCTAATTTTGAAACTTTCACTTTTATTCTTATTTAAAATTTACTACTATTATCTTCTTAAATTGAGTTTCTCACCTATCTGATCCTCAGGGGTATGAGCGTCATAGGCGGCTATTAGTTCTTTAGTTTTTTTTGCGGTCCTGGAGTTAGGGTACTTTTTGATGATTCTGTTGTATTCTTCCATTTTGTCATCAAAAATTTTCCTTTCTTCGCTGTCATAAATCAAATTACTATCCATTCCCAGAAGATAATCCGACAAATAGCTATAATAATGATCTGTTATGGATTTGATTAATGGACTTTTAGGATATTTATTCATTAAATTTTCCCAAACAATTAACCGGTCTCCCAGTTCTTCCCAGGTGATCATCAGACTTCCGTTTATAGCATAATTTTCTTTGTTATCTTCCGCCATCTGCGAAATATAAGCACCATAATCAGGGGTTACTTTATTTTTAAAAACAGACTCATAATATCCGGGTAATGAATGAATTTCAGTAAGTCCCTCACCCATTTCACGAAATTCCAGGCCTACTTTATTCAGCTCTGCAGCTATT
This genomic window from Chryseobacterium sp. MEBOG06 contains:
- a CDS encoding pyridoxal phosphate-dependent aminotransferase codes for the protein MKVSKLAANLIGSEIVKIGNEVNDLKAKGAEIANLTIGDLNSNIYPIPALLKEEIQKAYQNNLTNYPPANGLLSLRKEVSKDLKNRWNLDYSPNDILITAGSRPLIYAVYKTIVDEGDKVIYPTPSWNNNHYAYLTSANAVEVKTKPETNFLPTADDLRPHLDGAVLLALCSPLNPTGTMFTREQLSEICELVIAENKKRGENEKPLYLMYDQIYSNLTFGAEHVDPVSLFPEMKEYTIYIDGISKCLAATGVRVGWGFGPAHIIDKMKALLTHVGAWAPKPEQEATAKFYENPENVDTFVDDFKAKLENSLKVLHGGIQDLKAKGLAVDSIEPMGALYLTIKLEYIGKTKPDGTLIENSSDLVFYLINEAGVALVPFSAFGEDKSEPWFRASVGGLATDEIKVMLPKMESALNALK